A window of the Vigna angularis cultivar LongXiaoDou No.4 chromosome 3, ASM1680809v1, whole genome shotgun sequence genome harbors these coding sequences:
- the LOC108325592 gene encoding indole-3-acetic acid-induced protein ARG7, which yields MGFRLPGIRRTSSGRNQASSKVLDAPKGYLAVYVGENMKRFVIPVSHLNQPLFQDLLSQAEEEFGYDHAMGGLTIPCSEDLFQHITSRLSAQ from the coding sequence ATGGGCTTTCGTTTACCGGGTATCAGAAGGACTTCATCTGGGAGAAATCAAGCATCTTCAAAAGTGTTGGATGCGCCAAAGGGATACCTTGCAGTCTATGTGGGAGAGAATATGAAACGGTTTGTGATTCCTGTATCACACTTGAAccaacctctattccaagaCTTGTTGAGTCAAGCTGAGGAAGAGTTTGGATATGATCATGCCATGGGTGGCCTCACAATTCCTTGCAGCGAAGATCTCTTCCAACATATAACTTCTCGTTTGAGTGCACAataa
- the LOC108325653 gene encoding indole-3-acetic acid-induced protein ARG7-like, whose product MGFRLPGIRRTSSGRNQASSKVLDMPKGYLAVYVGENMKRFVIPASHLNQPLFQDLLSQAEEEFGYDHAMGGLTIPCSEDLFQHITSRLSAQ is encoded by the coding sequence ATGGGCTTTCGGTTACCGGGTATCAGAAGGACTTCATCTGGGAGAAATCAAGCATCTTCAAAAGTGTTGGATATGCCAAAGGGATACCTTGCAGTCTATGTGGGAGAGAATATGAAACGGTTTGTGATTCCTGCATCACACTTGAAccaacctctattccaagaCTTGTTGAGTCAAGCTGAGGAAGAGTTTGGATATGATCATGCCATGGGTGGCCTCACAATTCCTTGCAGCGAAGATCTCTTCCAACATATAACTTCTCGTTTGAGTGCACAataa